One Candidatus Zymogenus saltonus genomic window carries:
- a CDS encoding putative sulfate/molybdate transporter, translated as MRIGSFEFNMRELSGSMGNYGTLLPIIIGYISICGMDPAGILVVFGIVNIVTGIVYRLPLPTEPMKVIAVVAIAQAWAPEKVYTAAIVMGVVWLLMGVTNAMTYVSRFTPRSVVRGIQISIGLIFVVKGLQMVATLWYLGLISLVIVILLRNSKYAPAAIVLAVLGIVIMGFKGDFSGEMIVPSLTLPPITIFDFREIWPALRDAGFAQIPLTVTNAVIATSALVSDYWPNRRVRAKYLSTNIGIMNLVSPFFGGIAMCHGAGGLAGKHFFGARSGGANIIEGTTQIIFGLFFAVGIAAVFIAFPLAILGTMLFLVGVELIKFGKDLGFDERLLTALITVLGSILFNMGVGFVLGLLVHYIFFRKPRGKAGNPAKER; from the coding sequence TTGCGAATAGGATCGTTTGAGTTCAACATGAGGGAGCTCTCAGGCTCTATGGGCAACTATGGGACGCTTCTCCCGATAATAATCGGGTACATCTCCATCTGCGGGATGGACCCCGCCGGAATCCTCGTCGTATTCGGGATCGTCAACATAGTGACCGGAATCGTCTATCGGCTGCCGCTGCCGACGGAGCCGATGAAGGTGATAGCGGTGGTGGCCATCGCCCAGGCGTGGGCGCCGGAGAAGGTCTACACGGCCGCGATCGTCATGGGGGTCGTCTGGCTTCTCATGGGCGTCACCAACGCCATGACGTATGTCTCCCGCTTCACGCCCAGGAGCGTCGTCCGCGGGATACAGATCTCCATCGGGCTTATCTTCGTCGTGAAGGGGCTTCAGATGGTGGCCACCCTCTGGTATCTGGGGCTTATATCCCTCGTTATCGTAATCCTTTTGAGAAACAGCAAGTACGCCCCTGCCGCGATAGTCCTTGCGGTCCTCGGGATCGTGATCATGGGATTTAAGGGAGATTTTTCAGGGGAGATGATCGTGCCCTCCCTCACCCTCCCCCCCATCACTATCTTTGACTTTCGCGAGATATGGCCCGCTTTAAGAGACGCCGGGTTCGCCCAGATACCCCTCACGGTCACCAACGCCGTGATCGCGACTTCGGCCCTCGTCTCCGACTACTGGCCGAACCGCCGGGTCAGGGCGAAATATCTATCCACTAATATAGGGATAATGAACCTGGTATCGCCGTTTTTCGGGGGCATAGCGATGTGTCACGGGGCGGGGGGTCTTGCCGGAAAGCACTTCTTCGGCGCCAGGAGCGGCGGGGCGAACATCATCGAGGGGACTACCCAGATTATATTTGGGCTTTTTTTCGCCGTAGGGATAGCGGCGGTATTCATCGCCTTTCCACTGGCTATCTTGGGGACAATGCTGTTTCTGGTGGGGGTCGAGCTTATCAAGTTCGGCAAGGACCTCGGCTTTGACGAGAGGCTTCTGACGGCCCTGATTACGGTCCTCGGCTCGATCCTCTTCAACATGGGGGTGGGCTTCGTGCTCGGACTTTTGGTCCACTATATATTCTTCAGAAAACCGCGCGGGAAGGCGGGTAATCCCGCCAAAGAAAGATAG
- the hpt gene encoding hypoxanthine phosphoribosyltransferase produces MARKKLLFSKDDINDAVSSIAKRISKDYKGGRLMMVCVLKGAFVFMSDLIRMIEGVDIFVDFVILSSYGSATTTSGEIKVLKDLDSPIEGKDVLIIEDIVDTGITLKFFKDQLLRRRPKSVKICALLDKKSRREVEIELDYAGLSMQDGFVVGYGIDCDESYRNLPEIWVLMED; encoded by the coding sequence ATGGCAAGGAAAAAATTGCTGTTCAGCAAAGACGATATTAATGACGCCGTATCGAGCATTGCAAAGAGAATCAGCAAAGATTACAAGGGCGGAAGGCTCATGATGGTCTGTGTGCTCAAGGGCGCGTTTGTCTTCATGTCTGACCTTATCCGCATGATCGAAGGGGTCGACATCTTCGTGGATTTCGTGATTCTCAGTTCCTACGGCTCCGCGACCACGACCTCCGGCGAGATAAAGGTCCTAAAAGACCTCGACAGCCCTATAGAGGGAAAGGACGTCCTGATTATCGAGGACATAGTGGACACGGGTATTACCCTCAAGTTCTTCAAGGACCAACTTCTCAGGAGGAGGCCGAAGTCTGTAAAGATATGCGCCCTTCTGGACAAAAAATCGAGGCGGGAGGTGGAGATAGAGCTGGATTACGCGGGCCTTTCCATGCAGGACGGTTTTGTGGTCGGTTACGGGATAGACTGTGACGAGAGTTACAGAAATCTCCCCGAAATTTGGGTATTAATGGAAGATTAG
- the fsa gene encoding fructose-6-phosphate aldolase — protein sequence MELFIDTADVAEIKEAAEMGVIDGVTTNPSLVAKSGRKFMDVLKEIVEIVDGPVSAEVISIDAKGMIKEAEELVKIGGNIVIKIPLIEEGLKAIKELSGRGIKTNVTLVFSPLQALLAAKAGGTYVSPFVGRLDDIAHEGMEIVEDIVTIYDNYAYETKVLVASIRNPIHLLESARLGADVATVPMSVIRQLTRHPLTDRGLEKFLEDWKKVPK from the coding sequence ATGGAACTTTTTATAGACACGGCTGATGTGGCCGAGATCAAGGAAGCCGCCGAGATGGGCGTCATCGACGGCGTGACGACAAATCCCTCCCTCGTGGCTAAGTCGGGGCGCAAGTTCATGGACGTCCTGAAGGAGATAGTGGAGATAGTCGACGGCCCGGTCAGCGCCGAGGTGATAAGCATCGACGCAAAGGGGATGATCAAGGAGGCGGAGGAGCTGGTCAAGATCGGCGGCAATATCGTAATAAAGATTCCCTTAATCGAGGAGGGGCTCAAGGCGATAAAGGAGCTATCGGGAAGGGGTATAAAGACCAACGTGACGCTGGTCTTCTCGCCGCTCCAGGCCCTTCTGGCCGCCAAGGCTGGGGGGACTTACGTAAGCCCGTTTGTGGGGAGGCTGGACGATATCGCCCACGAGGGGATGGAGATCGTGGAGGATATCGTTACCATCTACGACAACTACGCCTACGAGACCAAGGTCCTCGTTGCCTCGATCAGAAATCCGATTCACCTCTTGGAGTCGGCGCGGCTGGGGGCCGACGTGGCCACCGTCCCGATGAGCGTCATAAGGCAGCTCACCAGGCACCCCCTGACGGATCGGGGGCTGGAGAAATTTCTCGAGGACTGGAAGAAGGTGCCCAAGTAG
- a CDS encoding LysM peptidoglycan-binding domain-containing protein, protein MKRALIYVLISMTLLVFSCGREDSPAGIDKNGDISSKNETTTETITVIESRDYEVKKGDSLWDISEEIYKDAERWTSILSLNPQIKDPDLIYPGQKIKIEVEVTKTVEKKVDGGVTKHYGDAIIIGSIGDASNLIPMLASDSASHEVAGFIYNGLVKYDKDYNIVGDLASSWEISKDNLTFIFHLRDDVKWQDGKPFTAADVMFTYKLMIDEKTPTAYAGKYLLVKEAKAPDPYTFTVTYSEPLAPALISWGALQPLPKHILEGVDITKSELARKPLGTGPYKFIEWKTGEKIVLTSNHDYFEGRPYIDRIIYRIIPDTATMFLELKAGGVDWMGLSPIQYERQTDDESFKKSFKKYEYLADAYSYLGFNLDNPKFKDKRVRKAISYAIDKQEIIDVVLLGLGEIATGPYKPGTWQYNPNVERYDYDLKKAKELLKEAGWEDTDGDGLVDKDGVPFEFTIITNQGNDLRAKSAEIIQKRLAEVGITVKIRIIEWAAFLSEFVSTRNYEAMILGWNILQDPDLFNVWHSSETGPDELNHVNFRNDEVDRLLEEGRRVFDQEERKKYYFRIQEILADEAPYVFLYVPDALPVVHARFHGIEPAPAGISYNFNEWYVPEGMMKYTNLK, encoded by the coding sequence ATGAAGAGAGCTTTGATCTATGTCCTGATCTCGATGACGCTGCTGGTTTTTTCCTGCGGGAGAGAAGATTCGCCCGCCGGTATCGATAAGAACGGGGATATATCCAGTAAAAATGAGACGACGACCGAGACGATTACCGTAATCGAGTCGAGGGATTACGAGGTGAAAAAGGGGGACAGCCTCTGGGATATATCGGAAGAGATTTATAAAGACGCCGAGAGGTGGACTTCCATCTTGAGTTTGAATCCTCAAATCAAGGACCCGGATCTGATCTACCCCGGCCAGAAGATAAAAATCGAGGTGGAGGTAACAAAGACGGTCGAGAAAAAGGTCGATGGTGGGGTGACAAAACATTACGGCGACGCCATCATCATCGGCTCCATCGGGGATGCCTCGAACCTTATCCCGATGCTTGCCTCCGACAGCGCCTCCCACGAGGTGGCGGGCTTTATCTACAACGGGCTTGTCAAGTACGACAAGGACTACAACATAGTGGGCGACCTCGCCTCGTCCTGGGAGATATCGAAGGACAACCTCACCTTCATCTTCCATCTGAGGGACGACGTAAAGTGGCAGGACGGGAAGCCCTTCACCGCAGCAGACGTCATGTTCACCTACAAGCTGATGATAGACGAAAAGACCCCAACCGCCTATGCCGGGAAATACCTCCTGGTCAAGGAGGCGAAGGCGCCAGATCCCTACACCTTCACCGTGACCTACTCGGAGCCCCTTGCCCCGGCCCTCATAAGCTGGGGGGCGCTCCAGCCCCTCCCGAAGCATATCCTCGAGGGGGTGGATATAACCAAGTCGGAGTTGGCGAGGAAACCCCTGGGGACGGGGCCCTATAAGTTTATCGAGTGGAAGACCGGCGAGAAAATAGTTCTGACCTCGAACCACGACTACTTCGAGGGGAGGCCGTATATAGACCGGATCATATACAGGATAATTCCGGATACGGCGACGATGTTTTTGGAGCTGAAGGCGGGCGGCGTCGACTGGATGGGGCTCTCCCCGATCCAGTACGAGAGACAGACCGACGACGAGTCCTTCAAGAAGAGCTTCAAGAAGTACGAATACCTGGCCGATGCATATTCGTATCTCGGCTTCAACCTCGACAACCCGAAGTTCAAGGACAAGAGGGTGAGGAAGGCGATCTCCTACGCCATCGACAAGCAGGAGATCATCGACGTGGTCCTTCTGGGTCTCGGAGAGATAGCCACAGGTCCCTATAAACCCGGGACGTGGCAGTATAACCCGAACGTTGAGCGGTACGACTACGATCTTAAAAAGGCGAAGGAGCTCTTGAAGGAGGCTGGCTGGGAAGACACCGACGGGGACGGTCTCGTTGACAAGGACGGCGTCCCGTTCGAGTTTACCATCATAACCAATCAGGGGAACGATCTAAGGGCGAAATCGGCGGAGATCATCCAGAAGAGGCTTGCCGAGGTAGGGATAACCGTGAAGATCAGGATCATCGAGTGGGCGGCGTTTCTATCCGAGTTTGTGAGTACGAGAAACTACGAGGCGATGATCTTGGGATGGAATATCCTCCAGGACCCGGACCTTTTCAACGTCTGGCACTCGTCGGAAACCGGGCCGGACGAACTGAACCATGTAAACTTCAGAAACGACGAGGTGGACAGGCTCCTCGAGGAGGGGAGGCGGGTCTTCGATCAGGAGGAGCGGAAAAAGTACTATTTTCGGATCCAGGAGATACTGGCCGACGAGGCCCCCTACGTATTTCTCTACGTCCCGGACGCTTTACCTGTGGTTCACGCCCGCTTTCACGGGATAGAGCCGGCGCCGGCGGGGATAAGCTACAACTTCAACGAGTGGTACGTCCCCGAGGGGATGATGAAGTACACGAACCTGAAGTAG
- a CDS encoding ABC transporter permease, producing the protein MARYTLKRLIMMIPILFGITIISFAVIHLAPGEPTDLATSLNPDVTPEAKEKMRKLYGLDKPVHVQYYNWIKRIVVLDFGNSFAPDRRPVIDKIKETIPITISINILSILLIMAVAIPIGIYSATHQNSFFDKAATVFVFIGFAVPTFWLALLMMRWFGIQLEWLPISGVKSVMYDYLSPMGKVWDVAKHLLMPVVLSAFGGLAGLSRYMRSNMLEVIRQDYITTARAKGLPERVVIYKHAMRNALMPVITILGLSVPGLIGGSVIFESIFSIYGMGRLFYASVLSRDYPVVMGILVIGAVLTLIGNLLADVSYGLTDPRIRRG; encoded by the coding sequence ATGGCGAGATACACCCTGAAAAGGCTGATCATGATGATCCCGATACTGTTCGGGATTACGATCATCTCCTTTGCGGTAATCCACCTGGCCCCGGGAGAGCCGACCGATCTCGCCACGAGCCTGAACCCGGACGTGACCCCGGAGGCGAAGGAGAAGATGAGAAAGCTTTACGGGCTGGACAAGCCGGTTCACGTGCAGTATTATAACTGGATCAAGAGGATTGTGGTGCTGGATTTCGGAAACTCCTTCGCCCCGGACAGGAGGCCGGTCATAGACAAGATCAAGGAGACAATCCCGATCACCATATCGATCAATATCCTCTCGATACTTCTCATCATGGCGGTGGCAATCCCCATAGGGATCTACTCGGCGACCCACCAGAACAGCTTTTTCGACAAGGCGGCGACCGTCTTCGTCTTCATCGGCTTTGCCGTCCCCACCTTCTGGCTGGCGCTCTTGATGATGCGATGGTTCGGGATTCAGCTCGAGTGGCTTCCGATCTCCGGGGTGAAGTCGGTCATGTACGATTATCTGTCGCCGATGGGCAAGGTCTGGGACGTTGCCAAGCACCTTTTGATGCCGGTTGTCCTCTCCGCCTTCGGCGGCCTTGCCGGGCTTTCGCGGTACATGAGGAGCAACATGCTCGAGGTAATCCGCCAGGACTACATTACGACCGCCCGGGCCAAGGGGCTGCCGGAGAGGGTGGTCATCTACAAACACGCCATGAGAAACGCCCTGATGCCGGTGATAACGATCCTAGGGCTTTCCGTCCCCGGACTTATCGGCGGGAGCGTCATCTTCGAGAGCATATTTTCCATATACGGCATGGGGAGGTTGTTTTATGCCAGCGTCCTCTCCAGGGATTACCCGGTGGTGATGGGGATTCTGGTAATCGGCGCCGTGCTGACATTAATCGGAAACCTCCTTGCGGACGTATCTTACGGCTTAACCGATCCGAGGATAAGAAGGGGATAA
- a CDS encoding flavodoxin family protein — protein sequence MRVLYISGSPRKNGNTDYLLKLCQSITGGDFIRLSDYQIEYCSYCGACIEKGVCTIEDDMTKIAEKLLKSQVIVLGSPVFFNNVSGQMKVFMDRTWPLRGNLKNKIGGALVVGRKYGLESAINAINSFFLKHDMIVANRGVTAIAFDIGKVKEDGEAIESTEKLAKRIQELNKFFS from the coding sequence ATGAGAGTTTTATATATATCAGGAAGCCCGCGAAAGAACGGAAATACGGATTACTTGCTTAAGTTGTGCCAGTCTATAACCGGAGGTGATTTTATCAGGTTATCTGATTATCAGATTGAATACTGTTCTTACTGTGGCGCCTGCATTGAAAAAGGAGTCTGTACTATCGAGGACGATATGACTAAAATTGCCGAAAAATTACTCAAAAGCCAGGTTATTGTCCTTGGCAGTCCCGTTTTTTTCAATAACGTTTCAGGTCAGATGAAAGTATTTATGGACAGAACATGGCCCTTAAGAGGGAATTTGAAAAACAAGATCGGGGGAGCCTTGGTTGTTGGGAGAAAGTATGGTTTAGAGAGCGCTATAAATGCAATTAATTCCTTTTTCCTTAAACACGATATGATAGTTGCTAACAGGGGTGTAACCGCTATTGCCTTTGACATTGGAAAAGTAAAAGAAGATGGAGAGGCTATAGAGAGTACAGAAAAATTGGCCAAAAGGATACAGGAGTTAAATAAGTTTTTTTCCTAA
- a CDS encoding SH3 domain-containing protein — MKGYKIVTAVAVLIGIFALGVVAKENGTITGDNLRVRKAPSVKARIIGELNKGERVEALFKTDFSETIGGTNAPWYNIYCFETNGYVFGGYLELDKGVSVPIESEVMPDESERLCIIGLLEVHQLNEMLALTESAHKPGPLKFYSEPDSKSKVIAEISDPKYLIIREHDYYFQSLETYKETEGWYLASFILDGVKKTGWISPADVVEFRSLQKLLTNSLTYLTDDWDGRISKEPKDSGTYEYFTSPDTDVRMVDSKQVGPELWLKIEILSPSPCEAAETKVVKVGWIKAYSKTGNVNVWFYSRGC; from the coding sequence ATGAAAGGCTATAAGATAGTAACAGCAGTCGCGGTCCTGATCGGCATCTTCGCCTTGGGCGTGGTTGCAAAGGAGAACGGGACGATAACCGGGGACAACCTCAGGGTCCGCAAGGCGCCGAGCGTCAAGGCCCGGATAATCGGCGAGCTGAACAAGGGGGAGAGGGTAGAAGCCCTTTTCAAGACCGATTTCTCGGAGACCATCGGCGGGACAAATGCCCCCTGGTATAACATCTACTGTTTTGAGACTAATGGTTATGTATTTGGCGGTTATCTGGAGCTGGACAAAGGGGTGAGCGTTCCCATCGAGAGCGAGGTGATGCCGGATGAATCGGAAAGGCTTTGTATAATTGGTTTGCTGGAAGTTCACCAACTAAATGAGATGTTGGCTTTAACCGAATCAGCTCATAAACCCGGGCCCTTGAAATTTTACTCGGAGCCCGATTCAAAATCCAAGGTGATTGCGGAGATAAGCGATCCGAAGTATCTGATAATCAGGGAGCACGATTACTATTTTCAGTCTTTGGAGACCTATAAAGAGACTGAAGGATGGTACCTTGCAAGCTTCATTTTGGACGGGGTCAAAAAGACGGGTTGGATCTCTCCGGCGGATGTCGTGGAGTTTCGCTCGCTTCAGAAGCTCCTTACCAATTCCTTGACCTATCTAACCGATGACTGGGACGGAAGGATATCGAAAGAGCCGAAGGACTCCGGGACTTATGAATACTTTACATCGCCGGATACCGATGTCAGGATGGTCGACTCGAAGCAGGTTGGCCCGGAGCTGTGGCTCAAGATCGAGATATTGTCCCCGAGCCCCTGCGAGGCCGCCGAGACGAAGGTCGTCAAGGTCGGATGGATCAAGGCCTATTCAAAGACCGGAAATGTAAATGTCTGGTTTTACTCCAGGGGCTGTTAG
- a CDS encoding nuclear transport factor 2 family protein: MNSDLRVRVLEDIQAMVDRETEAWDNKDAELLVSIFHPAMVWPWPPDSRSHDPMTWVLVQGKYDQRRWRDGWQALFDNYDLVHNRRETLRIEVSAEGDGAFAVVDVDTLWRHKMTKEDMRWVGRSCKVYTKTEDGWKLIMHTGLLDYGG; the protein is encoded by the coding sequence ATGAATAGTGATTTGAGGGTAAGAGTTCTCGAGGATATTCAGGCGATGGTTGATCGGGAGACCGAGGCCTGGGACAACAAGGACGCGGAACTGCTGGTCTCCATATTCCACCCGGCGATGGTCTGGCCGTGGCCGCCGGACAGCCGCTCCCACGACCCGATGACCTGGGTGCTTGTGCAGGGGAAGTATGACCAAAGAAGGTGGCGGGACGGGTGGCAGGCCCTGTTTGACAACTACGATCTCGTTCACAACAGACGCGAGACGCTTCGCATCGAGGTTTCGGCGGAGGGGGACGGGGCGTTTGCCGTGGTCGACGTCGATACCCTGTGGCGTCATAAAATGACGAAGGAGGATATGCGCTGGGTGGGGAGAAGCTGCAAGGTCTATACGAAGACGGAAGACGGCTGGAAGCTTATAATGCACACCGGGCTCCTCGATTACGGCGGTTGA
- a CDS encoding TetR/AcrR family transcriptional regulator produces the protein MAQTLKEEIRENIDAAALEVFGRKGFRGTTMAEIAAEAGVSVGNIYRYYRGKEDLFYSLITPDFIEELKSLFRAKMKTADGMELAEMRDYDPMNVRDIALKDFFSRNRLKTIIVMDRNEGTRYEGFKEEMVEFIIETALQYIDTVKDKRTITLSRIKIDLLKVVYSNLYSAVVEILKLYSKSEDIDDAYETLLDYHFFGIVKLMS, from the coding sequence TTGGCTCAGACGCTAAAAGAGGAGATCAGGGAGAATATCGACGCCGCCGCCCTTGAAGTCTTCGGCAGAAAGGGCTTTAGGGGCACAACCATGGCCGAAATTGCGGCGGAGGCGGGGGTCTCGGTCGGCAATATCTATCGGTACTACAGGGGAAAGGAAGACCTCTTCTATTCGCTGATCACGCCCGATTTCATCGAGGAGCTGAAGTCCCTGTTCAGGGCCAAGATGAAGACGGCCGACGGCATGGAGCTTGCGGAGATGCGTGACTATGACCCCATGAACGTAAGGGACATCGCCCTAAAGGATTTTTTTTCAAGGAACAGGCTCAAGACGATAATAGTGATGGACAGAAACGAGGGGACGAGATATGAGGGCTTCAAGGAGGAAATGGTGGAGTTCATAATTGAAACGGCCCTGCAATATATCGATACCGTGAAGGATAAGAGGACGATAACCTTGAGCAGGATTAAGATAGACCTGTTGAAGGTCGTCTACTCCAACCTCTACAGCGCGGTCGTGGAGATACTGAAGCTTTACAGCAAAAGTGAAGATATCGACGACGCATACGAGACCCTCCTCGATTATCACTTCTTCGGGATAGTGAAGCTGATGAGCTGA
- a CDS encoding C_GCAxxG_C_C family protein, with protein MDEICKSCMTRRDVLKGAGRLSAALVASGGIPSVFAGAAEIGSKASVDINDKLDRRCLLTVLRMGHCAPSVMDTLLVDRKGNYEDMVRLTSGLPGGIGNTGAECGGVTSPIMFLGLKQGPEGEGESLLDLVVRGGGYIKRFRETHGTIYCREIQTPEGGISPCLRAMCSGRRLTNEVMGTDLDRLKSEIEAGALKSYDRLLSLFQDRKFHCAHCVLGELGGVIDVNKNLLKGSLGFVGGTVLRGDTCSALTAGVLALGSKIGEIEDSYIRVMSMMFKMMTGGDAMGDDVNKFNKAINVGNKLALWFKDRYGSTRCGDIVKTDFSNIDSVNKYLSSNRIESCREITLAVAERVQIIFSDLNV; from the coding sequence ATGGATGAAATCTGCAAGTCTTGTATGACAAGAAGGGATGTATTGAAGGGGGCCGGAAGGCTTTCGGCCGCCTTAGTCGCCTCTGGGGGTATCCCGTCGGTCTTTGCCGGTGCGGCGGAGATTGGCTCCAAGGCCTCCGTCGATATTAACGACAAGCTCGACAGGAGGTGCCTCCTTACGGTCCTGAGGATGGGGCACTGCGCGCCCTCGGTAATGGATACCCTTCTGGTCGATCGAAAGGGGAATTACGAGGATATGGTAAGGCTTACATCGGGGCTTCCCGGGGGTATCGGCAATACGGGGGCGGAGTGCGGCGGCGTGACATCGCCGATCATGTTTCTCGGTTTGAAGCAGGGGCCGGAAGGGGAGGGGGAGAGCCTCCTCGATCTCGTTGTCCGCGGAGGGGGATACATAAAACGCTTTAGGGAGACTCACGGAACGATCTATTGCAGGGAGATACAGACCCCGGAGGGGGGCATCTCGCCATGCTTGAGGGCGATGTGCAGCGGACGAAGGCTTACAAATGAGGTAATGGGGACGGATCTGGATAGGCTCAAATCGGAGATCGAAGCCGGGGCCCTGAAGTCCTACGACAGGCTCCTGAGTTTGTTTCAAGACCGGAAGTTCCACTGCGCCCACTGCGTCCTTGGCGAGTTGGGCGGCGTAATCGACGTAAACAAAAACCTTCTTAAGGGATCGTTGGGCTTCGTCGGCGGGACTGTGCTTCGGGGAGATACCTGCAGCGCCCTGACCGCGGGCGTCCTTGCTTTGGGGTCCAAGATAGGCGAGATAGAAGACAGCTACATAAGGGTCATGTCAATGATGTTTAAGATGATGACCGGAGGAGACGCAATGGGCGACGACGTCAACAAGTTCAACAAGGCCATAAATGTCGGAAATAAGCTGGCCCTCTGGTTTAAGGACAGGTATGGAAGCACAAGGTGCGGCGATATCGTAAAGACCGATTTTTCCAATATTGACAGTGTGAACAAGTACCTGTCGTCGAATAGGATCGAGTCCTGCAGGGAAATAACCCTTGCGGTTGCGGAGAGAGTTCAAATTATTTTTAGTGATCTTAATGTATGA
- a CDS encoding GIY-YIG nuclease family protein: MTEGGGKSKKWFVYILRCSDDTLYCGVTTDVERRVKEHNSGTASRYTRSRRPVTLKGYAAFPDRGTAQRMEHAVKRRPSGEKLRFLEEIGERD, translated from the coding sequence ATGACTGAAGGAGGGGGGAAATCGAAGAAGTGGTTCGTCTATATCCTCAGGTGTTCCGACGACACCCTCTACTGCGGGGTGACCACCGATGTCGAAAGGAGGGTAAAAGAGCACAACAGCGGCACGGCTTCAAGATACACGAGGTCGAGGAGACCGGTCACGCTTAAGGGATACGCCGCCTTTCCCGACAGGGGGACGGCCCAGAGGATGGAACACGCCGTTAAAAGGAGGCCTTCCGGGGAAAAGCTCCGTTTTTTGGAGGAGATCGGCGAGAGAGATTAA
- a CDS encoding DUF4276 family protein yields the protein MKRILILVEGLTEEKFVKSILSPHLEDFGITPIPTIITTKVVKTGKNFKGGFRTYNKIQKELKILLNDREAMAVTTMIDYYALPNDFPWERRPDKSVSCYTKIKLAEENFKSNIDNRKFIPYLQLHEFESILFSSPDAIARPFEGEGKHKQILKELENTVRNFRGPEEINDDPNTCPSKRIVNIVGEYRKPLHGPTIARNIGLNIIRSKCPHFNDWVKKLESLST from the coding sequence TTGAAAAGGATCCTTATATTAGTTGAAGGTCTAACTGAAGAAAAATTTGTGAAATCAATCTTATCACCTCATCTAGAAGATTTCGGAATAACACCAATACCTACAATTATAACTACAAAAGTTGTCAAAACAGGCAAAAATTTCAAAGGAGGTTTCAGAACATACAACAAAATCCAGAAAGAGCTGAAAATATTGCTAAATGATAGAGAAGCAATGGCAGTTACCACAATGATTGACTACTATGCACTCCCAAACGATTTTCCTTGGGAAAGGAGACCAGACAAAAGTGTTAGTTGTTATACAAAAATCAAGCTGGCCGAAGAAAATTTCAAATCAAATATTGATAATAGAAAATTTATTCCATATCTTCAGTTACACGAGTTTGAAAGTATTTTATTTTCTTCTCCCGATGCCATTGCAAGACCTTTTGAAGGAGAAGGTAAACATAAACAAATTTTGAAAGAACTAGAAAATACTGTAAGGAATTTTAGAGGACCTGAAGAGATAAATGATGACCCAAATACCTGTCCGTCTAAAAGAATAGTAAATATTGTGGGAGAATATAGAAAGCCCTTACATGGACCAACAATTGCGAGAAACATTGGTCTTAATATTATTAGGTCAAAATGTCCCCATTTCAACGATTGGGTGAAAAAGCTTGAGTCATTATCAACATAA